The Callospermophilus lateralis isolate mCalLat2 chromosome 15, mCalLat2.hap1, whole genome shotgun sequence genome window below encodes:
- the LOC143638000 gene encoding olfactory receptor 13G1-like, whose product MNETLVTQFIILGFLETPRLQALLFLGFLGLYLAALSGNLLIVVAISTSPALHTPMYFFLANLAAVDILCTSTILPKLLGSMVAGRTISYGGCMAQLFFFTWSMGAELLLFSAMAYDRFVAICQPLHYGARMGSRACALLAVAVWAISLTNTSVHTGLMLRLPLCKSGVVEHFFCEIPPLLRLSCAPTRLNEVMAFTADVFLAIGNFSVTVLSYGCIIASIVRMRSAAGKRKAFSTCSSHLLVVTLYYSTVIYTYIRPASSYSLRKDKVVSIIYTSVAPTLNPLIYTLRNKDVKVALRSLLCCC is encoded by the coding sequence ATGAACGAGACGCTGGTGACCCAGTTCATCATCCTGGGGTTTTTGGAAACGCCTCGCCTGCAAGCACTACTCTTCCTGGGCTTCCTCGGCCTCTACTTGGCTGCCCTGTCGGGAAACCTGCTCATCGTGGTGGCCATCAGCACCAGCCCAGCTCtgcacacccccatgtacttcttcctggcCAACCTGGCCGCAGTGGACATCCTCTGCACCTCCACCATTCTGCCCAAGCTGCTGGGCAGCATGGTGGCTGGCAGGACCATCTCCTATGGGGGCTGCATGGCGCAGCTCTTCTTCTTCACATGGTCAatgggggcagagctgctgcttttCTCAgccatggcctatgaccgcttCGTGGCCATCTGCCAGCCATTGCACTATGGTGCACGGATGGGCTCTCGGGCATGTGCTCTGCTGGCCGTGGCCGTGTGGGCCATCAGCCTCACCAACACCAGCGTGCACACTGGCCTCATGCTGCGCCTGCCCCTCTGCAAGTCTGGCGTCGTTGAGCATTTCTTCTGCGAGATTCCCCCACTGCTGAGGCTGTCCTGTGCCCCAACACGTCTGAATGAGGTCATGGCCTTCACCGCGGACGTGTTCTTGGCCATAGGCAACTTCTCGGTGACCGTGCTCTCCTATGGCTGCATCATCGCCAGCATTGTGCGCATGCGCTCAGCAGCGGGCAAGCGCAAGGCCTTCTCCACCTGCTCCTCCCACCTGCTGGTGGTCACGCTGTACTACTCCACCGTCATCTACACCTACATCCGCCCCGCGTCCAGCTACTCACTACGCAAGGACAAGGTGGTGTCCATCATCTACACCTCTGTGGCGCCCACCCTGAACCCGCTCATCTACACTCTGAGGAATAAGGACGTCAAAGTCGCACTCAGGAGCCTTCTGTGCTGCTGCTGA
- the LOC143637989 gene encoding olfactory receptor 13A1-like: MAANNHTAVVEFVLQGFSGDPWLQVLFSAFLLLLYLMALAGNVIIVMAIGLNPSLHTPMYFFLTNLALLDILCTSTVLPKLLEGLVATRSTISYGGCMAQLFFLTWFLGAELLLLTAMAYDRYVAICQPLHYHVLMSWPICILLAGSVWVVSVVSTSVHTGLMARLYFCGPNQIRHFLCEVPTLLLLSCSPTMLNNVMIVIADVYFGVVNFLLTMLSYGCIIASIVRMRSAAGKRKAFSTCSSHLLVVTLYYSTVIYTYILPGSGSSSENGKVVALLYTVVSPTLNPLIYSLRNRDVKMALGRVFACTW, from the coding sequence ATGGCAGCCAACAACCACACAGCTGTGGTGGAGTTTGTCCTGCAGGGTTtctctggagacccttggctccaGGTTCTCTTCTCagccttccttctcctcctctaccTCATGGCTCTTGCAGGAAATGTCATCATTGTCATGGCCATTGGTCTGAATCCAAGCCTTCATACCCCAATGTACTTCTTCCTCACAAACCTCGCCCTTCTGGACATCCTTTGCACGTCCACTGTCCTCCCCAAACTGCTGGAGGGCCTGGTGGCCACCCGGAGCACCATCTCCTATGGGGGCTGCATGGCCCAGCTTTTCTTTCTGACCTGGTTTCTGGGGGCTGAGCTGctgctgctcacagccatggcctatgaccgctatgtggccatctgccaGCCACTGCACTACCACGTGCTGATGAGCTGGCCCATCTGCATCCTGCTGGCAGGCAGTGTGTGGGTGGTCAGTGTGGTGAGCACATCTGTACACACGGGCCTGATGGCACGACTCTATTTCTGTGGTCCCAATCAAATCCGCCACTTTCTATGTGAAGTCCCCACGCTGCTGCTACTGTCCTGCAGTCCAACTATGCTGAACAATGTCATGATTGTCATCGCAGATGTCTACTTCGGCGTGGTCAACTTCTTGCTCACCATGCTGTCCTACGGATGTATCATTGCCAGCATTGTGCGCATGCGTTCAGCCGCTGGCAAACGcaaagccttctccacctgctCCTCCCACCTGCTAGTGGTCACGCTGTACTACTCCACCGTCATCTACACCTACATCCTCCCAGGTTCTGGCTCCTCCTCAGAAAATGGCAAGGTGGTTGCTTTGCTGTACACAGTGGTCAGCCCTACCCTGAACCCTCTCATCTACTCCCTGAGAAACAGGGATGTCAAAATGGCCCTGGGGAGGGTGTTTGCCTGCACCTGGTAG